The genome window TACTCCAAACCATTGACTGAATTTTCAGATCCCATAAGTCTAATAGAGAAACCACTAAATCTACGGGAAGAACTAGTTCAATCAAATGTCAAGCCTGGTCTTTGGAACAGAACATCTTTATTACCTTTTCTCGAATGTGCTTTGTCTTTACCCCATAGACAAAGGGGTTGAGGAATGGTGGAATCAGTAGGTAAAGATTGGACAAAGTGATATGTACATATGAAGGGATATAAGATCCAGATCTATGagtaaaaaaggagaagaaagcaagGAGATAGAATTGGAAGAAGACCAGTATATGTGGGATACATGTATTTAATGCCTTAAGTCGTGCTTCTGTCTGGGGCAGGTGAAAGACAGTGACAAATATTTGTACATAGGAGAGGGTGATGAAAATGAAGTCAAGCCCACCAACAATAAAAGCTCCAAGTAGACCATACACCTTATTGATGTAAACGTCTTCAGTGGCAAGCTTCACAAGGGCCATGTGTTCACAGTAAGTGTGGGATATTAACTGGGTTTGGTAAAGTTTCAGACGGCACTTTATGAGCAATAGGCATGGGATTACCAAAATGGCAGGTCGCAATGTCACCCCAACTCCAATATAAGTGACTAGTTTTCGACTGAATATGGTAGCATGCCTCAGAGGATAACAGATAGCTACATAGCGGTCCAGAGCCATGGCCAGCAAAACTCCTGATTCAATGCCCTGAAACATGTGGATGAGCCACATCTGAAAGAGGCAAGCATCAAAATAGATCTCTGGCAAGTGAAACCAAAATATTCCAAGCATCTTGGGCACAATGCTGGTGCTAAGTGCAATGTCTGTGGCTCCTAACATGGCCAGAAAAATATACATGGGCTCATGGAGGCTGGACTCCAATTTGATGACGATCAAAAGTACAAAATTTCCAATCAAAGCAATGATGTACATAGCACAGAAAGGAATCGCAATCCAACACTGTACAGGTTCCAGACCAGGGATCCCAATAAATGTCAGCACAGAGGGCATAAACACAGTGCCATTTGTAATAGGCATGGCAATTCAGGGGTCTTCTTAGAAAGGGGCAAAGTCTGTCCAACTGTGATTCTTTGTGTTCCTATATATCCTGTACTTATTCAGTTACAGAATTATTGAATAATAGGATTAGGAGAATCAGGTTCATAAGCTTATTTACTGTTGttttcaacaaatgaaaaaaatgccagTATGCAGACCTACAAAAAGGTTCACCAGTACACACTTAAACAAAATCATTCACCCACACTCAGTGATATCTACAGTGAAAATTGAGTATTTGTTCATAATTCCCATGATGAAGCCAACATGATCAGCCTGCTTAGTGGtgctctcttttttcccccactccatCTTCTTTTTCCCCTTCTAACCTGTACATGAAaagcagaaatatatatatatatatatttatatctgtatacatatatatttgtatatatatatatgcatatttgaagatatatacatacatacatatttgtctatatgtacatatatgtatattttaagttATACATTAGacagaaaaacaccaaaaccTACTTTAGCTTTAGTCCCAAGTTTTCTCTCatccagtttctttctcttctttatccTTCATTCACTTTAGACAAGCAGAGAGCAGTATTTTTACAGTACATACCAACACTCCTTTGAAAAAATATCAATTGATGAAAGTCCTCTTTCTAAGGTTGAGACTTTACCGATAAGACTACTTTTCCTCACCTTGCATTTCCTTCTCACCAAGGAATTTTCAAATATGACATTGCTGCAAGACCCAGACTGCAACTAGTAGATAACAGCAGTCACATACTTTTGCTGTATTATCATGGCAATTCTGATTCAGGAAACAAGTATTACATAAAAAGT of Cynocephalus volans isolate mCynVol1 chromosome 4, mCynVol1.pri, whole genome shotgun sequence contains these proteins:
- the LOC134377051 gene encoding olfactory receptor 52A5-like produces the protein MPITNGTVFMPSVLTFIGIPGLEPVQCWIAIPFCAMYIIALIGNFVLLIVIKLESSLHEPMYIFLAMLGATDIALSTSIVPKMLGIFWFHLPEIYFDACLFQMWLIHMFQGIESGVLLAMALDRYVAICYPLRHATIFSRKLVTYIGVGVTLRPAILVIPCLLLIKCRLKLYQTQLISHTYCEHMALVKLATEDVYINKVYGLLGAFIVGGLDFIFITLSYVQIFVTVFHLPQTEARLKALNTCIPHILVFFQFYLLAFFSFFTHRSGSYIPSYVHITLSNLYLLIPPFLNPFVYGVKTKHIREKVIKMFCSKDQA